The following proteins are co-located in the Podarcis raffonei isolate rPodRaf1 chromosome 5, rPodRaf1.pri, whole genome shotgun sequence genome:
- the LOC128414834 gene encoding heat shock protein beta-7-like — protein MDILALLDQDKALSSPAHVGTADPLVPHCTQERAAATIAQAMSSVSSSSSSSTFRSEHISTYSPGKPCFEPLLDPPHGIFGAGRARESYGYSGSPPPAHPSALGSSNVIASGDKYQVMADVSQFEPHDIVVTTYNYCIVIQAEKVAEDSTVSNTFTHKCQLPADMDPLSISCSLNDSGMLVITARRQLLAPPPVFCTEVKL, from the exons ATGGACATCTTGGCTCTGCTGGACCAGGACAAAGCCCTCTCCTCCCCCGCCCATGTAGGCACTGCAGACCCCTTAGTCCCACACTGCACCCAGGAGAGAGCTGCCGCCACCATCGCCCAGGCCATGTCTTCGGTGAGCTCATCCTCGTCCTCTTCCACCTTCCGCTCAGAGCACATCAGCACCTACAGTCCTGGGAAGCCTTGCTTCGAACCTCTGCTGGACCCTCCCCATGGGATCTTCGGGGCCGGGAGAGCTCGAGAGTCCTACGGGTACTCAG GCTCACCCCCACCAGCACACCCTTCTGCTCTGGGCAGCAGCAACGTGATCGCCAGTGGCGACAAGTACCAGGTCATGGCGGACGTCAGTCAGTTTGAACCTCACGACATCGTGGTGACCACTTATAACTATTGCATTGTCATCCAGGCAGAGAAG GTGGCCGAAGATAGCACTGTCTCCAACACTTTCACTCACAAGTGCCAGCTGCCGGCAGACATGGATCCTCTGTCCATCAGCTGCTCCCTGAACGATTCCGGCATGTTGGTCATCACTGCCAGGCGACAACTCCTGGCGCCACCTCCTGTCTTCTGCACGGAGGTCAAGCTTTAA